The genomic stretch GCACCTCTTCGTGCTGGGCGGCACCGGCGCCCACGTCGCCATGATGTTCAACCTGCGCTGACAGCGAAGGGGGCAGGAACGGATGTCCGCCCCTGCCCCCCGTGCTGACCTGCCTACACCCCGATCAGTCGCTCGACCCAGTTCTGCACGTTGTTGATGATCACGCCGATCGGGTCGCGGGCCAGATAGATGAAGGCCATGACGATCAGGAAGGAGAAGGGCTGGGCCTCGAACTGCGCTAAGCTGCGGCCCAGCGACGGCACCAGCGCTCCCAGGATGCGGCTGCCGTCCAGCAGCGGGATGGGAATCAGGTTGAACACGGCCAGCACCACGTTGATCCCCAGCACGATCCCCAGGATCTGCACGGCCAGGAAGTTCCCGGCAAAGACCTTCATGAGCACGGCCGTCAGCACGGCGATGAGCAGGTTGCTGATCGGCCCGGCGGCCGCCACCCACAGCGTGCCCCAGCGGCCCAGGTTGTTCGGATTGATCGGCACCGGCTTGGCGAAACCGAAGCCCGCGAGCAGCAGCAGCAGCGTGCCGAAGGGATCGAGGTGCTTGATGGGATTCAGCGTCACGCGGCCATAGCGGCGGGGCGTGGGGTCGCCCAGCCGGTCGGCCACGTAGGCGTGCGCGAATTCGTGGAAGGCGAGCGACAGCACGAGTGCCGCCGCGATGATCACGAACGCCAGCGGGTTCGAGGTCAGGAGGTTGATGAGGCCCATATGACCGGCATTCTACGGGCCGCGCCGTGGGCGTTTGCCTGCCAGATATGAGCGCAGTTCAG from Deinococcus sp. AB2017081 encodes the following:
- a CDS encoding site-2 protease family protein yields the protein MGLINLLTSNPLAFVIIAAALVLSLAFHEFAHAYVADRLGDPTPRRYGRVTLNPIKHLDPFGTLLLLLAGFGFAKPVPINPNNLGRWGTLWVAAAGPISNLLIAVLTAVLMKVFAGNFLAVQILGIVLGINVVLAVFNLIPIPLLDGSRILGALVPSLGRSLAQFEAQPFSFLIVMAFIYLARDPIGVIINNVQNWVERLIGV